In the Leptolyngbya sp. SIO1E4 genome, one interval contains:
- a CDS encoding S-layer homology domain-containing protein has translation MGQIVYRLLLHTTPFAMLIAIAAPLLAPLATLTVSTEAATASTFNADTSSTQLAELPEDQLKDDDDDDDDDDDDDDDGGERSREGTRRTTTTTTTVTEVSYTDVTTNYWASGFIYRLASINVIEGFPDGEFLPNTYLTKAQYASIVTKAFRRSAIREAVAIRNVSQYYWAYSALQQAYATGFIDLTPDNTFDPEANMTKLEMLVMLAESLGYTEITSDRSVEELLSVFVDADTIPSEYRVIIASLVEKGIIVNYPNVNQLNLFELVTRAEATTFIHQAMVSLNLVEKYYSDYIVDVFGVFQETETTTTETTTETSTEVSGDDDDDDDDDDDDDDDDDDDDDDDDDDDDGDD, from the coding sequence ATGGGTCAAATTGTTTATCGTTTGCTGTTACACACAACTCCTTTCGCAATGCTGATTGCGATCGCGGCACCTCTACTAGCACCCCTCGCCACCCTAACGGTCTCTACGGAAGCTGCGACCGCCTCGACATTCAATGCAGACACCTCATCCACTCAACTGGCTGAACTCCCCGAAGACCAGCTAAAGGATGACGACGATGATGATGACGATGACGATGACGACGATGACGATGGGGGGGAACGCAGCCGTGAAGGGACTCGTAGAACCACGACTACCACGACAACGGTGACAGAAGTTTCCTACACTGACGTCACCACCAACTATTGGGCCAGTGGATTTATCTATCGATTAGCCAGCATCAATGTCATTGAGGGTTTCCCAGATGGGGAGTTCTTGCCTAACACCTATCTCACGAAGGCCCAATATGCCTCGATCGTAACGAAGGCGTTTAGGAGATCCGCCATTCGGGAAGCTGTGGCAATTCGCAACGTCTCTCAGTACTACTGGGCTTATTCAGCGCTGCAGCAAGCCTACGCGACTGGGTTTATCGATCTAACACCCGATAATACCTTTGACCCAGAAGCCAACATGACCAAGTTAGAGATGTTGGTAATGCTGGCAGAGTCCCTGGGCTATACCGAAATTACCTCAGACAGATCCGTTGAGGAACTGTTGAGTGTCTTTGTCGATGCTGACACCATCCCCAGCGAATATCGAGTCATTATTGCTTCCCTGGTCGAAAAGGGCATCATCGTTAACTACCCCAATGTTAACCAGCTCAATTTGTTCGAGCTGGTCACTCGGGCAGAAGCCACAACCTTTATCCACCAGGCAATGGTGAGCCTGAATTTGGTTGAAAAATACTACTCAGACTACATCGTTGATGTATTCGGCGTCTTCCAGGAGACAGAAACCACCACCACCGAAACCACTACGGAGACATCGACAGAGGTCTCGGGTGATGACGACGACGATGATGACGATGACGACGACGACGATGACGACGACGATGACGATGACGACGATGACGACGACGATGACGACGGCGATGATTAA
- a CDS encoding DUF2358 domain-containing protein, translating to MAIAFDYDPILETLRADLPTLFERDISYDIYTQDIFFKDPVNQFKGKFNYRIIFWTLRFHGRLFFTDLHFDLHDVRVEDEATIQADWTVRGTLRLPWRPRLYFNGYSLYKLNTEGKIYDHCDTWDRSPGSILRQFWQGSQEA from the coding sequence ATGGCGATCGCCTTTGACTACGACCCAATTCTCGAAACGCTTCGTGCAGATCTGCCGACCTTGTTCGAGCGTGACATTTCCTACGACATCTATACCCAGGATATTTTCTTCAAAGATCCCGTCAATCAGTTCAAAGGCAAATTCAATTATCGGATTATCTTTTGGACACTGCGATTCCACGGTCGGCTATTTTTCACAGATTTGCACTTCGATCTTCACGATGTCCGAGTTGAAGACGAAGCCACCATTCAAGCTGACTGGACGGTACGGGGAACGTTAAGACTCCCCTGGCGTCCTCGGCTTTATTTCAACGGGTATTCCCTCTACAAACTCAATACTGAGGGTAAAATCTACGACCACTGCGACACCTGGGATCGATCGCCAGGCAGTATTCTGCGTCAGTTTTGGCAGGGTAGTCAAGAGGCATAA
- a CDS encoding DUF1499 domain-containing protein, which translates to MVKALKTFVLASLLGAVFFFGFPQVVHAEPASMIAAIPGFKAIFGGTRPNNVGVKEGRLSPCPASPNCVVSQGETDAGHAIAPLTYTGDAAAAMAALRQVIETQPNSEVIEQTDTYLYAEFTSRLMGFVDDVEFYLDPTQAGTIHVRAAARLGQSDLGVNRKRVETIRAAFAA; encoded by the coding sequence ATGGTCAAGGCACTCAAAACCTTTGTTCTCGCGAGCCTGCTCGGAGCCGTGTTTTTCTTCGGATTTCCGCAAGTTGTCCATGCTGAGCCTGCATCTATGATTGCTGCAATTCCTGGATTCAAAGCTATTTTTGGGGGGACTCGCCCCAATAACGTTGGAGTTAAAGAAGGCCGGTTATCCCCCTGCCCTGCCAGTCCAAATTGTGTGGTCAGCCAAGGGGAAACTGATGCTGGACATGCGATCGCCCCATTAACCTACACCGGGGACGCCGCCGCTGCTATGGCAGCCCTGCGCCAAGTGATTGAGACCCAACCAAATAGTGAGGTCATTGAGCAGACAGACACCTATCTCTATGCTGAGTTCACCAGCCGCTTAATGGGGTTTGTGGACGATGTTGAGTTTTACCTGGATCCTACCCAGGCAGGGACAATCCACGTCCGGGCTGCTGCCCGGCTGGGTCAATCAGATCTAGGAGTGAACCGTAAACGGGTGGAGACGATTCGCGCAGCGTTTGCTGCTTAG
- a CDS encoding DNA-binding protein — translation MSYALASTTLVSYVLRLSPGEDLKHSLQQFTQNQALAAGCILTTVGSLQQASVRFADQDTTTLLTGRFEIVSLVGTLSLEGVHLHLAIADGQGHTLGGHLMPGCRIHTTAEIIIGSLGGVLFQRMPDPQTGYRELFISEAGEGAEEYKG, via the coding sequence ATGAGCTACGCACTGGCGTCAACTACCCTGGTTTCCTATGTGCTTCGCCTGTCTCCGGGCGAAGATTTGAAACACAGCCTGCAACAGTTCACCCAAAACCAGGCCCTAGCGGCAGGCTGTATTTTGACCACGGTTGGCAGCCTGCAGCAAGCCAGCGTGCGCTTTGCCGACCAAGACACCACGACCCTTCTCACAGGACGATTTGAGATTGTTTCCCTGGTCGGCACCCTTTCCCTTGAGGGGGTTCATCTGCACCTTGCGATCGCAGATGGCCAGGGGCACACCCTCGGGGGTCATTTAATGCCAGGCTGCCGCATTCACACAACGGCAGAAATTATAATCGGATCGCTCGGTGGGGTTCTGTTTCAGCGAATGCCCGACCCCCAGACTGGTTATCGGGAGTTGTTTATTTCAGAGGCAGGAGAGGGAGCGGAGGAGTACAAAGGTTAG
- a CDS encoding bifunctional sterol desaturase/short chain dehydrogenase: MSINESAYYTGHFTVLNKLLGTALSLKDKTVAVTGASGTMGRALMAELMRQGATPIAITTSPQADFPERIRVLSWQPGQEAGLKEAFRTVDILIINHGINVHGARTPEAISRSLEINALSALALMDAFIATVNPSSQATQATKEIWVNTSEAEVGPAFSPLYEISKRLIGDLITLKRQASPCIIRKIILGPFKSNLNPIGVMSGEWVAKAVIGLAQRDIHNIIVTINPLTYIAFPIKEAAQFWYFRLFSRSSQSS; encoded by the coding sequence ATCAGCATAAATGAGTCGGCCTACTATACGGGGCATTTCACGGTGTTAAACAAACTCTTGGGGACTGCACTCTCTCTCAAAGACAAAACTGTTGCAGTGACTGGGGCTTCAGGGACGATGGGACGCGCCCTCATGGCTGAACTGATGCGCCAAGGGGCTACCCCGATCGCGATAACCACCTCTCCTCAAGCAGATTTTCCTGAGCGCATTCGGGTTCTTTCCTGGCAGCCAGGGCAAGAGGCTGGGCTGAAGGAGGCGTTTCGCACGGTGGATATTTTGATCATCAACCATGGGATTAATGTCCATGGAGCGCGCACCCCAGAGGCGATCTCCCGTTCCCTTGAGATTAATGCCCTTTCTGCCCTGGCGTTGATGGATGCCTTTATCGCCACGGTGAATCCGTCTAGCCAGGCCACCCAGGCTACTAAGGAAATTTGGGTTAACACCTCAGAAGCCGAAGTTGGCCCCGCTTTCAGCCCCCTCTACGAAATTTCCAAGCGCCTTATTGGCGATCTCATTACGCTGAAGCGTCAAGCGTCCCCTTGCATCATTCGCAAAATTATTCTGGGGCCGTTTAAGAGCAATCTGAACCCGATTGGGGTGATGTCAGGTGAGTGGGTGGCTAAAGCGGTTATCGGCCTTGCTCAACGGGATATCCACAACATTATCGTGACGATTAATCCCCTCACTTACATCGCCTTTCCGATTAAGGAAGCGGCACAGTTCTGGTACTTTCGGTTATTCTCGCGATCGTCTCAATCATCGTGA
- a CDS encoding nuclear transport factor 2 family protein — MAEASAETLQFAQDAFQDFSSGLGSGDWQPFLARLSDDFTFWFPAGPFKGLNTGKEKAAAFFASASKIFPKGLTLTVLQITSNPTTVVFEVRSEGQMGTHPYQNQAAIAFDIKDNQVCGYREYLGVVFQLS; from the coding sequence ATGGCTGAAGCCAGTGCAGAAACTCTTCAATTTGCACAAGATGCCTTTCAAGACTTTTCTAGCGGGCTAGGCTCTGGTGATTGGCAACCGTTCTTAGCTCGACTGAGTGATGATTTTACGTTTTGGTTTCCGGCAGGCCCCTTCAAAGGGCTCAATACCGGGAAAGAGAAGGCAGCAGCGTTTTTCGCCTCAGCTTCGAAAATTTTCCCGAAAGGCTTGACTTTAACCGTATTGCAAATCACCAGTAACCCCACAACGGTGGTGTTTGAGGTGCGCTCCGAAGGCCAGATGGGAACGCACCCCTATCAAAATCAAGCCGCGATCGCCTTTGACATCAAAGACAATCAAGTGTGCGGCTATCGTGAATATTTAGGTGTGGTTTTTCAGTTGAGTTAG
- the moaA gene encoding GTP 3',8-cyclase MoaA yields MNVIDYLRISLIDRCNFQCQYCMPEGADLVYALQQDWLTREELLTLLQAVFIPVGFTRFRLTGGEPLLRPDVVTIVQDIAALPQTQDLAMTTNGFLLAQKAPALWEAGLRRINISLDSLDPETFQTIIGGRGRSRWHEVWAGIQAAHRIGFAPLKLNVVVIPGVNDGEVLDLAALTLDHDWHVRFIEFMPIGNGDLFQAQGWVPSEELRQRIRDRWGLTDGTVRGNGPADVFQIPGAQGTLGFISQMSECFCDRCNRMRLSADGWLRPCLLNETGQINLRELLRAGVPLAEIREQVSRLVFAKPEINFKMRDSGVTGAYSRTMSQIGG; encoded by the coding sequence ATGAATGTCATTGACTACCTCCGCATCAGCCTAATTGACCGCTGCAACTTCCAGTGCCAATACTGCATGCCAGAGGGGGCCGATCTTGTCTATGCACTGCAGCAAGATTGGCTCACCCGCGAGGAATTGCTGACGTTGTTGCAGGCGGTTTTTATTCCCGTAGGGTTCACTCGCTTTCGGTTAACCGGGGGGGAACCATTGTTGCGCCCCGATGTGGTGACCATTGTGCAGGATATTGCTGCCCTGCCCCAAACCCAGGACTTGGCTATGACCACCAATGGGTTTTTGCTGGCACAGAAAGCCCCCGCCCTGTGGGAAGCAGGACTGCGTCGCATTAACATCAGTCTAGATTCACTTGATCCAGAGACGTTTCAGACCATCATTGGTGGTCGAGGCAGATCGCGCTGGCATGAGGTTTGGGCTGGTATTCAAGCGGCCCATCGCATCGGTTTTGCGCCCCTAAAGCTCAATGTCGTCGTTATTCCGGGGGTGAATGACGGTGAAGTGCTCGATTTGGCCGCGCTCACCCTCGATCACGACTGGCATGTGCGCTTCATTGAGTTTATGCCCATCGGCAATGGTGATCTGTTTCAAGCACAGGGATGGGTGCCCTCAGAAGAACTGCGGCAGCGCATCCGAGATCGCTGGGGGCTCACCGACGGTACCGTGCGGGGTAATGGCCCGGCAGATGTGTTTCAAATTCCAGGGGCTCAGGGTACGCTGGGCTTTATCAGTCAGATGTCAGAGTGTTTTTGCGATCGCTGCAACCGTATGCGCCTGTCTGCAGACGGCTGGTTGCGTCCCTGTCTGCTAAACGAAACGGGGCAAATCAACCTGCGAGAGCTATTGCGAGCGGGGGTACCGCTGGCAGAAATTCGCGAGCAGGTGAGTCGATTGGTGTTCGCCAAACCAGAAATCAATTTCAAAATGCGGGATTCTGGCGTCACGGGTGCCTACAGCCGCACCATGTCGCAGATTGGCGGGTAG
- a CDS encoding cobalt-precorrin-5B (C(1))-methyltransferase, which yields MSQKTVETPKPRAGYTLPVFACASAIAALRHLIRPDQSFQTVRLHLIHPDEMAEIPVEQVASLPDGSALAITRSNPGDNLDLTRHTPVWAVVSWGQADQTERIQLEGGDGIGRHVNAENQAAIYRYARALFAENLTPLLSESQRLRVTVILPEGRSLALRTSNAAFGVVDGLSLLGTSGLSEPLSAPGQLEVLRQTMREKAAQFNALVFCIGENGLHRALSLGIDPERRIKTANWLGPLLVEAALCEVQSILLLGYHGKLIKLAGGIFHTHHYVADGRQEILAAIAAAQGLPTCDVEKLLQAKTVEAGLAHLQTLDQTDQTEWVKQVYGTIVERIDDRAIAYVQAHADRAITIGSAVFNRKREIVAISDRGRLLLQSLLIS from the coding sequence ATGTCACAGAAGACAGTTGAGACCCCAAAACCTAGAGCTGGATACACGCTACCTGTGTTCGCCTGCGCCAGTGCGATCGCAGCCCTGCGGCATCTGATCAGGCCTGATCAGTCGTTTCAGACGGTCCGGCTGCATCTCATCCACCCCGATGAGATGGCAGAAATTCCGGTGGAACAAGTTGCCAGTTTGCCAGATGGCTCAGCGTTAGCGATTACCCGCAGCAACCCCGGAGACAATCTGGATCTAACGCGCCATACGCCGGTTTGGGCTGTGGTGTCTTGGGGACAGGCCGATCAAACCGAGCGCATTCAGCTGGAGGGCGGAGATGGTATTGGGCGACACGTGAATGCCGAGAACCAGGCCGCAATTTACCGATATGCCAGGGCACTCTTCGCAGAAAATTTAACGCCCCTGTTATCAGAGAGTCAGCGCCTGCGGGTGACGGTGATTTTACCGGAGGGGCGATCGCTGGCGCTGCGAACCTCAAATGCAGCTTTTGGCGTGGTGGATGGGCTGTCCCTGCTGGGCACCTCTGGCCTTTCTGAACCCCTGAGTGCGCCGGGTCAATTAGAGGTCTTGCGGCAGACAATGCGTGAAAAGGCAGCACAGTTTAATGCGTTGGTATTTTGCATTGGGGAAAACGGCCTGCATCGGGCGCTGTCTTTAGGAATTGACCCTGAGCGACGCATCAAAACGGCCAATTGGCTGGGGCCACTGCTGGTTGAGGCGGCCCTGTGCGAGGTTCAGTCAATTTTGCTGTTGGGCTATCACGGTAAATTGATCAAGCTGGCGGGGGGCATTTTTCATACCCACCACTATGTGGCGGATGGCCGCCAAGAAATTTTGGCAGCCATCGCCGCCGCTCAAGGGCTCCCGACCTGCGATGTTGAAAAACTGCTCCAGGCTAAAACGGTAGAGGCTGGACTTGCTCACCTGCAAACCTTAGATCAAACGGATCAGACTGAGTGGGTCAAACAAGTTTATGGCACTATCGTTGAGCGGATTGATGACCGCGCGATTGCTTACGTCCAAGCCCATGCCGACCGGGCAATTACCATCGGCTCCGCCGTCTTTAATCGCAAACGGGAGATTGTTGCCATCAGCGATCGCGGGCGGTTACTTCTGCAATCCCTTTTGATAAGCTAG
- the guaA gene encoding glutamine-hydrolyzing GMP synthase: MLVILDFGSQYSELIARRIRETEVYSEVLSYRTSIAQIQQLNPKGIILSGGPNSVYDQGAPQCDPGIWELGIPILGVCYGMQLMVQQLGGQVERVERGEYGKAALRIDDPTDLLTNVEDGATMWMSHGDSVTHMPPGFELLAHTDNTPSAAIADHERKLYGVQFHPEVVHSEGGQALIRNFVYHICECQPTWTTEAFVEEAIREVRAKVGDRRVLLALSGGVDSSTLAFLLHRAIGDQLTCMFIDQGFMRKGEPERLVQLFHDQFHIDVHHVKARDRFLTKVEKVTDPEEKRKRIGHEFIRVFEEESKRLGPFAYLAQGTLYPDVIESADTNVDPKTGERVAVKIKSHHNVGGLPKDLQFKLVEPLRKLFKDEVRKLGRSLGLPEEIVRRHPFPGPGLAIRILGEVTEEKLDILRDADYIVREEIRNRGMYHDFWQAFAVLLPVRSVGVMGDQRTYAYPIVLRFVSSEDGMTADWSRTPYDLLESISNRIVNEVKGVNRVVYDITSKPPGTIEWE, from the coding sequence ATGTTGGTTATTTTGGACTTCGGCTCCCAGTATTCAGAACTCATTGCTCGCCGAATTCGTGAGACTGAGGTGTATTCGGAGGTGCTGTCCTATCGCACCTCTATCGCACAAATACAGCAGCTAAACCCCAAGGGCATTATTCTTTCCGGTGGCCCTAACTCAGTGTATGACCAGGGTGCCCCCCAATGCGATCCGGGCATCTGGGAGTTGGGCATCCCCATCTTAGGAGTTTGCTATGGCATGCAGCTAATGGTGCAGCAGCTGGGCGGGCAAGTGGAGCGGGTTGAGCGCGGGGAATATGGCAAAGCCGCCTTGCGTATTGATGACCCAACGGATCTGCTGACCAATGTGGAAGATGGTGCCACCATGTGGATGAGCCATGGGGACTCAGTGACTCATATGCCGCCTGGTTTTGAACTGTTGGCCCATACCGACAATACCCCCAGCGCCGCGATCGCTGACCACGAGCGCAAGCTCTATGGAGTGCAGTTCCACCCCGAGGTGGTTCACTCTGAGGGGGGGCAAGCGCTGATTCGTAATTTTGTGTATCACATCTGTGAATGCCAGCCCACATGGACAACAGAAGCCTTTGTGGAAGAGGCGATTCGAGAAGTGCGGGCCAAGGTGGGCGATCGCCGGGTGCTGCTGGCTTTATCAGGGGGGGTCGATTCTTCAACGCTGGCCTTTTTGCTGCACAGAGCCATTGGGGATCAGCTCACCTGCATGTTTATTGATCAGGGCTTCATGCGGAAAGGCGAGCCAGAGCGATTGGTGCAGTTGTTCCACGATCAGTTTCATATTGATGTGCACCATGTGAAGGCCCGCGATCGCTTCCTCACCAAGGTTGAAAAGGTGACGGATCCCGAAGAAAAGCGTAAGCGCATTGGCCATGAATTTATTCGTGTTTTTGAAGAAGAATCTAAGCGCCTAGGGCCCTTTGCCTATCTGGCCCAGGGCACCTTATACCCTGACGTAATTGAGTCTGCCGATACCAACGTCGACCCCAAAACTGGGGAGCGAGTCGCCGTCAAAATTAAGAGTCACCACAATGTTGGTGGGTTGCCCAAAGACCTGCAGTTCAAGCTAGTGGAACCCCTCCGCAAACTCTTTAAGGATGAGGTTCGCAAACTAGGGCGATCCCTAGGGCTTCCCGAAGAAATCGTCCGTCGTCATCCCTTCCCAGGCCCGGGGTTGGCCATTCGCATTTTGGGCGAAGTCACAGAAGAAAAGCTCGACATCTTGCGCGATGCTGACTACATCGTGCGCGAAGAAATTCGCAATCGAGGCATGTACCACGATTTCTGGCAGGCATTTGCAGTGTTGCTGCCAGTGCGTAGCGTCGGGGTGATGGGAGATCAGCGCACCTACGCGTATCCCATCGTGCTGCGATTTGTCTCCAGTGAAGATGGGATGACGGCAGATTGGTCTCGCACCCCATACGATTTGCTAGAGAGCATTTCAAATCGCATTGTCAATGAAGTGAAAGGGGTGAATCGAGTGGTGTATGACATCACCTCTAAGCCCCCTGGCACCATCGAGTGGGAGTAA
- a CDS encoding glycoside hydrolase family protein — MFLGVAWLISSEHPLIMGRSRRLQQANPAVETLPLAMNGGDPHVRALMRTISAAESNTAQPYHTLYGGQLIHDLSQHPDVCIDIVVGPNVGDCTTAAGRYQFLTTTWLDKAENYHSRPPTWYAWWVDYSFEPVFQDEVVYRWLTDHGAWGVDISELLRQGRLEEVLQMLSGTWTSLGYGIEDNSVTPYLGRIYQEILEDELRQAQR, encoded by the coding sequence ATGTTTTTAGGAGTGGCCTGGCTTATTTCGAGTGAACATCCATTGATTATGGGGCGATCGCGACGCTTGCAGCAGGCTAACCCAGCTGTCGAAACGTTGCCCCTGGCAATGAACGGCGGCGATCCCCATGTGCGTGCGTTAATGCGTACCATTTCAGCGGCTGAGTCTAACACGGCGCAACCCTATCACACCCTCTATGGGGGGCAGCTCATCCATGACCTCAGCCAGCATCCAGACGTGTGCATTGATATTGTCGTGGGGCCAAACGTTGGAGATTGCACGACTGCCGCTGGGCGCTATCAGTTTTTGACTACAACCTGGCTTGATAAGGCTGAAAATTACCATTCTCGCCCGCCCACGTGGTATGCCTGGTGGGTAGACTACAGTTTTGAACCCGTTTTCCAAGATGAGGTGGTGTATCGCTGGCTCACCGATCACGGTGCTTGGGGGGTCGATATTTCTGAACTTCTCCGTCAAGGGCGTCTGGAAGAGGTGCTACAGATGCTGTCAGGAACCTGGACAAGCCTAGGATACGGGATTGAAGATAATAGTGTGACGCCTTATTTAGGGCGAATTTATCAAGAGATTTTAGAAGACGAACTCCGCCAAGCACAACGGTAG
- a CDS encoding CHAT domain-containing protein — translation MGRCRRWLRLLGIAIAIAMILPSLTQSVAVAMRPVSAAPAFASIDVAQTAVESLIQQADEQFYNRDYTSAERNYQSALEQLQQTHPDAADIPLITHNLARTYLLTAQYTRALPLLEALDRAGQATTNGLNNLALAHFYLGNYAAAETVLTRVLTAWDAIRSRDDLDDLDKVTLFEQQAHSYELMQRTLVAQGKTDAALAMSERARARALVERLVQQQSGDPLPPPLTVPQIQEIAHQQNTTLVIYSVLGNGYRILGNEVETETDLLTWIVPPQGPIYFQTTPLSPFWGGTAPLRALSPLESLLQQTQVALGVASRGVGVVANERRVTDGLPPASPLPMRSLYEILIAPIAPQLPAAPEALVTFIPQGPLFLVPFAALPSPEGTYLIDHHAISIAPSVQALALAAQADGGATGRLVVGNPVTMPRLPADMDTLPQHLPPLPGAEQEAQAIATLLNTVPLVREQATETAVVQQMPQQEIIHLATHGLLNLDSRLNEFGLPTDPNAQTATDAQVYVNPGAVIVGDNVSVGGVDTRVSLARERVVRVSAPGVLALAPSSTDDGWLTAEEIASLDLQADLVILSACDTGRGRITGDGVVGLTRAFLAAGADTVVVSLWQVPDIPTAALMVAFYEQLAQVQNKAQALQQAMQITKQQFPDPLNWSAFVLVGETS, via the coding sequence ATGGGTCGCTGTCGTCGTTGGCTTCGGTTGTTAGGGATTGCGATCGCCATCGCAATGATTTTACCGAGCTTGACTCAGTCAGTTGCGGTGGCCATGAGGCCTGTGTCTGCTGCGCCCGCATTTGCTTCTATAGACGTGGCTCAAACAGCTGTTGAGAGCCTGATTCAGCAGGCAGATGAGCAGTTTTATAACCGTGATTACACCAGTGCCGAGCGAAATTATCAGAGTGCCTTAGAGCAACTCCAGCAGACCCACCCTGATGCGGCTGATATTCCTCTCATTACCCATAACCTGGCCCGCACTTACCTGCTGACAGCGCAATATACCCGAGCCCTGCCCCTGCTAGAAGCGTTAGATCGGGCTGGGCAAGCGACCACCAACGGGCTCAATAATCTGGCCTTGGCTCATTTTTACCTCGGCAATTACGCTGCAGCAGAGACGGTCTTGACGCGGGTGCTGACGGCATGGGATGCCATCCGCTCTAGGGATGATCTCGATGATTTGGACAAAGTCACCCTGTTTGAACAGCAGGCCCACAGCTATGAACTCATGCAGCGGACGTTGGTGGCTCAAGGAAAAACCGATGCAGCCCTGGCCATGTCTGAGCGGGCCAGAGCGCGCGCGTTGGTTGAACGCTTAGTGCAGCAGCAGAGTGGAGATCCCCTTCCACCCCCGCTAACGGTGCCCCAAATTCAGGAGATCGCTCATCAGCAGAACACAACCTTAGTCATTTATTCGGTTTTAGGGAACGGATACCGCATTTTAGGAAACGAGGTAGAAACCGAAACGGATTTATTGACCTGGATCGTTCCTCCCCAGGGGCCAATTTACTTCCAGACAACCCCCCTCAGTCCCTTTTGGGGCGGTACTGCCCCTCTCCGTGCGCTTTCCCCTTTGGAAAGCCTTCTGCAGCAAACACAAGTGGCTCTCGGGGTTGCAAGTCGGGGGGTGGGCGTGGTGGCGAATGAGCGCCGCGTGACGGATGGTTTGCCCCCGGCCAGTCCGCTGCCGATGCGATCGCTCTATGAAATCTTGATTGCGCCCATTGCGCCTCAACTACCGGCAGCGCCCGAGGCGCTGGTGACCTTTATTCCCCAAGGGCCATTGTTTCTGGTGCCCTTTGCTGCATTGCCTAGCCCAGAGGGCACCTATCTAATTGATCACCATGCGATCTCAATTGCCCCTTCAGTGCAGGCCCTGGCCTTGGCGGCTCAAGCTGACGGGGGCGCGACTGGTCGTTTGGTCGTGGGCAACCCAGTGACGATGCCGAGACTGCCCGCAGACATGGATACTCTGCCCCAACACCTGCCTCCTTTACCCGGTGCAGAACAAGAAGCCCAGGCGATCGCAACCCTGTTGAATACCGTACCCCTGGTGCGCGAACAAGCCACCGAAACCGCTGTGGTACAGCAGATGCCCCAGCAGGAGATCATTCACCTGGCTACCCACGGCCTCTTAAATCTAGACTCTCGGCTGAATGAGTTTGGCTTACCGACGGATCCTAATGCCCAGACCGCCACCGATGCGCAGGTGTACGTCAACCCAGGGGCCGTGATTGTCGGGGATAACGTTTCCGTGGGTGGGGTGGATACCCGTGTGTCTTTGGCACGCGAGCGAGTGGTGCGGGTGAGCGCTCCAGGGGTATTAGCGCTGGCTCCCTCTAGCACTGATGATGGTTGGCTAACGGCGGAAGAAATTGCGAGTCTTGATTTACAGGCCGATCTTGTCATCTTGAGTGCTTGCGATACCGGACGTGGCCGCATCACGGGAGATGGGGTTGTGGGGCTAACGCGGGCCTTTTTAGCAGCCGGTGCAGACACCGTTGTGGTTTCCCTATGGCAAGTGCCAGATATCCCTACCGCAGCGCTAATGGTGGCTTTTTATGAGCAGCTAGCGCAAGTGCAAAATAAAGCCCAGGCGCTACAGCAGGCGATGCAGATCACGAAGCAGCAATTTCCAGATCCGCTGAATTGGTCGGCGTTTGTGCTGGTTGGTGAGACGAGTTAG
- a CDS encoding DUF4079 domain-containing protein, translated as MASQLTAFLKPIADWFASFNFPEPIIHWGHPAMMGIVIFVLGIYVAWAGWRGRTAQETDVALKARADHRKLAPLMFLFIALGYTGGILSLVMQNHPILESSHFWTGSAAVGLLGLNGVLSGTKFGGGQLSLRTTHAYIGSIAMILLFLHAALGVKLGLSI; from the coding sequence TTGGCTTCTCAACTCACCGCCTTTTTGAAACCGATCGCAGACTGGTTTGCGAGCTTTAATTTCCCTGAACCCATCATCCATTGGGGGCATCCTGCCATGATGGGCATCGTCATTTTTGTGTTGGGGATTTATGTGGCTTGGGCTGGTTGGCGAGGGCGCACCGCCCAAGAAACTGACGTCGCGCTGAAAGCTAGAGCAGATCACCGTAAGCTGGCACCGCTGATGTTCCTTTTCATCGCACTGGGATACACCGGGGGCATCCTGTCCCTGGTGATGCAAAACCACCCCATCCTAGAAAGCTCTCACTTCTGGACGGGGTCAGCTGCAGTTGGGCTGCTGGGGCTCAATGGCGTCCTCTCTGGCACTAAGTTTGGTGGCGGCCAACTCTCCTTAAGAACCACCCATGCCTACATCGGCAGTATTGCCATGATTTTGCTCTTCCTCCACGCAGCCTTAGGGGTCAAATTAGGCTTGTCTATTTAA